One window of Staphylococcus chromogenes genomic DNA carries:
- the murD gene encoding UDP-N-acetylmuramoyl-L-alanine--D-glutamate ligase has translation MLNYTGLKGKKVLVIGLAKSGYECAKLLHQLGADVTVNDGKDLSQDAHAHDLEAMGIQVVSGAHPIALLDESPIIFKNPGIPYTISILEEAQKRGLKILTEVELSYLISEAPIIGITGTNGKTTVTSLIGDMFNKSRESGRLSGNIGYVASKVAQDVRADEYLITELSSFQLLGIEKYRPHIAIITNIYSAHLDYHETLENYQNAKRRIFENQTESDYLIFNYHQRHLIDTTNVKSKIIYFSTQQPVDGIYVENDYIVYKGIHLIHLDDIVLPGEHNLENILAAVMAAILAGVSISAIVQSLTTFSGIEHRLQYIGNNKTNKYYNDSKATNTLATQFALNSFKQPIIWLCGGLDRGNQFDELIPYMKNVRVMVTFGETQKKFVQLGESQGKYVIKAKDVSEAVDLLQDVIEPNDVVLLSPACASWDQYETFEQRGEAFITAFRKHLPSH, from the coding sequence TTGTTAAATTATACAGGGTTAAAAGGAAAAAAAGTATTAGTCATTGGTTTAGCCAAAAGTGGATATGAGTGCGCGAAATTACTTCATCAATTAGGGGCTGATGTGACAGTCAATGACGGTAAAGATTTATCACAAGATGCACATGCTCATGACTTAGAAGCGATGGGGATTCAAGTCGTGAGTGGTGCGCACCCTATTGCATTATTGGATGAATCACCCATCATCTTCAAAAATCCAGGTATTCCTTACACGATTTCGATTTTAGAAGAAGCACAAAAAAGAGGCTTAAAAATTTTGACCGAAGTGGAATTAAGTTATTTAATTTCCGAGGCACCAATTATAGGAATCACCGGAACTAACGGAAAAACGACAGTAACCTCACTGATTGGTGATATGTTCAATAAAAGTAGAGAATCAGGGCGATTATCTGGAAACATAGGATATGTCGCCTCTAAAGTTGCACAAGATGTACGTGCAGATGAGTACTTAATTACAGAACTTTCTTCATTTCAGCTTTTAGGAATAGAAAAATACCGACCACATATAGCGATTATCACAAATATTTACTCCGCACATTTAGATTACCACGAAACATTAGAAAATTATCAAAACGCTAAAAGACGGATTTTTGAAAATCAAACCGAAAGCGATTATTTAATTTTCAATTATCATCAAAGACATTTAATTGATACAACAAATGTAAAATCAAAAATTATCTATTTTTCAACACAACAACCTGTGGACGGAATTTACGTCGAAAATGATTATATTGTTTATAAAGGTATCCATTTAATTCACCTCGATGATATTGTGTTGCCGGGTGAACACAATTTAGAGAATATTTTGGCAGCAGTCATGGCTGCAATATTAGCAGGTGTTTCGATATCTGCCATTGTACAATCTCTAACGACTTTCTCAGGTATTGAACATCGTTTACAGTACATTGGAAATAATAAAACAAACAAGTACTATAACGATTCAAAAGCAACAAACACATTAGCAACACAGTTTGCATTAAATTCTTTTAAACAGCCTATCATTTGGTTATGTGGTGGTTTAGACCGCGGTAACCAATTTGACGAGCTTATTCCTTATATGAAAAATGTGCGAGTGATGGTCACGTTTGGTGAAACGCAGAAGAAATTTGTACAATTAGGAGAAAGTCAAGGAAAATATGTAATTAAAGCGAAAGATGTGTCTGAAGCTGTTGATTTATTACAAGATGTGATTGAACCGAATGATGTTGTATTACTTTCTCCAGCATGCGCAAGTTGGGATCAATATGAAACGTTTGAGCAACGTGGAGAAGCTTTCATCACTGCCTTCCGTAAGCATCTGCCATCACATTAA
- the mraY gene encoding phospho-N-acetylmuramoyl-pentapeptide-transferase codes for MSFIIAIIAFVITAVLVPVLIPTLKRMKFGQSIREEGPESHMKKTGTPTMGGLTFLISAIVTTLIASVFVDQASPLLLLVFVTLGFGLIGFIDDYIIVVKKNNQGLTSKQKFLAQIVIAVIFFMVAKGMNAFDFSTNINLPFTDVSIPLSIAYVVFIVFWQVGFSNAVNLTDGLDGLATGLSIIGFTMYAIMSFILDQPSIGLFCIIMIAALAGFLPYNINPAKVFMGDTGSLALGGIFATISIMLNQEISLLFIGLVFVLETLSVMIQVTSFKLTGKRIFKMSPLHHHFELEGWSEWKVVGVFWTVGLISGLIGLWIGVS; via the coding sequence ATGAGCTTTATTATTGCGATAATTGCATTTGTTATCACTGCGGTGTTAGTACCAGTACTAATACCTACATTAAAAAGAATGAAATTTGGCCAGAGTATTCGCGAAGAAGGTCCTGAAAGTCACATGAAAAAAACAGGGACGCCGACAATGGGGGGACTTACATTTTTAATTAGTGCGATTGTAACGACGCTAATTGCAAGTGTTTTTGTAGACCAAGCAAGTCCCTTATTATTATTGGTATTTGTGACTTTAGGTTTTGGATTGATTGGATTTATTGATGATTACATTATCGTCGTGAAGAAGAACAATCAAGGGTTAACGAGTAAGCAAAAGTTTCTTGCGCAAATTGTAATTGCGGTCATCTTTTTTATGGTCGCAAAAGGTATGAATGCGTTTGATTTTTCTACAAATATTAATTTGCCGTTTACAGATGTGAGTATTCCACTCTCTATCGCCTATGTTGTCTTTATCGTTTTCTGGCAGGTCGGCTTTTCAAATGCAGTCAACTTAACGGACGGTCTTGATGGTTTAGCCACAGGGTTATCTATCATTGGATTTACAATGTATGCCATCATGAGCTTTATTTTGGACCAGCCTTCTATCGGATTATTTTGTATTATTATGATCGCAGCGCTTGCCGGTTTTCTTCCATACAATATTAATCCTGCAAAAGTATTTATGGGCGATACAGGAAGCTTGGCATTAGGTGGTATATTTGCGACAATCTCGATTATGTTAAATCAAGAAATTTCATTATTGTTCATTGGACTTGTATTTGTGTTAGAAACTTTATCAGTGATGATTCAAGTGACTTCATTTAAATTAACTGGAAAACGTATATTCAAAATGAGTCCACTCCATCACCACTTTGAACTAGAAGGTTGGAGTGAATGGAAAGTGGTAGGTGTATTTTGGACAGTGGGATTAATTTCTGGACTCATTGGTTTATGGATAGGAGTGAGCTAA
- a CDS encoding penicillin-binding protein: MPKRKIKIKKNKLGAVLLICFFGLLFFLLVLRYSFVMLTGHSSGEDLIVKANHKYLAKLEEQAERGKIYDRNGKILAEDVDRFRLAAVVDPKASKDSKKPRHVKDKKDTAKKLAKVIDMPEKEIEKRLEAKKAFQVEFGKAGQGLTYQDKEKIEKMNLPGITLYPEVERFYPNGNFASHLIGLAQKNPDTGELKGALGVEKIFDSYLSGKKGHSSFTTDIWGFITPNSKNEVSPERGDDVHLTIDSNIQVFVEEALDDMVQRYDPKDVFAVVMDAKTGEILAFSQRPTFNPETGEGFGKKWANDLFQNTYEPGSTFKSFGLAAAIQEGKFDPKKKYESGYRDIQGSRIYDWNKKGWGEINMGLGFTYSSNTLMMKLQDLVGADKMQAWYEKFGFGKTTGSLFDGEATGHIAWDNELMQKTSAFGQSTTVTPAQMLQAQSAFFNKGNMIRPYFIQSIMNPNDDKTFYKGSRKEVGKPITNDTAEKVKKQLDEVVNSEDSHAKNYRVDGYRIGGKTGTAQVADEKNGGYVQGPNPYFVSFMGHAPSKDPRIVVYAGMSLAQKRDQEAYEMGVSRAFIPIMQNSLQYLNVGNEEVQNSGKINEVPDVTNQSVQKAEDALKGKSFNPVVIGKGEKVVNQSPDSKAKLLPNSNVLIMTDGDLTMPDMTGWTRDDVIAFQSLTGIKVKVKGSGFVKSQSISPQAAIDKKQTVEVELKAQ, translated from the coding sequence ATGCCGAAACGCAAAATTAAGATAAAAAAAAATAAACTAGGAGCAGTCCTCCTTATATGCTTTTTTGGACTGCTCTTTTTTCTATTGGTTTTAAGATACAGTTTTGTAATGCTCACTGGCCATTCTTCTGGTGAAGATTTGATTGTTAAAGCGAATCATAAATATTTAGCTAAATTAGAAGAACAAGCGGAGCGAGGAAAGATATATGATCGTAATGGTAAAATTCTAGCCGAAGACGTCGATCGCTTCAGATTGGCTGCGGTTGTTGACCCTAAAGCGAGTAAAGATTCTAAAAAGCCACGCCATGTAAAAGATAAAAAAGATACAGCCAAAAAATTAGCAAAAGTCATTGATATGCCCGAAAAAGAAATTGAGAAAAGATTAGAAGCAAAAAAAGCTTTTCAAGTTGAATTTGGAAAAGCGGGGCAAGGATTAACTTATCAAGATAAAGAAAAAATTGAGAAAATGAACTTGCCAGGGATTACCCTTTATCCCGAAGTTGAGCGTTTTTATCCGAATGGCAATTTTGCCTCTCATTTAATAGGTTTAGCACAAAAAAATCCAGACACTGGTGAACTTAAAGGTGCATTAGGTGTTGAAAAAATCTTTGACAGCTATTTATCTGGTAAAAAAGGTCATTCTTCATTTACTACTGATATTTGGGGATTTATTACGCCAAACTCAAAAAATGAAGTCTCACCTGAACGTGGAGACGATGTTCATTTAACGATTGACTCTAATATTCAAGTCTTTGTAGAAGAAGCCTTAGATGATATGGTGCAACGTTATGATCCTAAAGATGTTTTTGCGGTAGTTATGGATGCCAAAACGGGTGAAATCCTCGCCTTTAGTCAACGTCCAACATTCAACCCTGAAACTGGAGAAGGGTTTGGAAAAAAATGGGCTAACGATTTATTCCAAAATACGTATGAACCAGGTTCTACCTTTAAAAGTTTCGGACTTGCAGCAGCTATTCAAGAAGGAAAATTTGATCCTAAGAAAAAATATGAATCTGGATACCGCGATATTCAAGGGTCTAGAATTTATGACTGGAACAAAAAAGGTTGGGGAGAAATTAATATGGGACTAGGTTTCACATATTCTTCCAATACTTTGATGATGAAATTACAAGATTTAGTCGGTGCCGATAAAATGCAAGCTTGGTACGAAAAATTTGGCTTCGGTAAAACGACAGGCAGTTTATTTGATGGTGAAGCGACAGGTCATATTGCTTGGGATAACGAATTAATGCAAAAAACATCAGCTTTTGGTCAATCTACCACTGTCACACCGGCACAAATGTTGCAAGCACAATCTGCATTTTTTAATAAAGGAAATATGATTCGTCCATATTTCATTCAATCCATTATGAATCCAAATGACGATAAAACATTTTATAAAGGTAGTCGAAAAGAAGTTGGCAAACCGATTACGAATGACACCGCAGAAAAAGTGAAAAAGCAACTCGATGAAGTTGTAAACAGCGAAGACAGCCACGCAAAAAATTATCGTGTCGACGGATATCGTATTGGCGGTAAAACTGGGACTGCACAAGTCGCAGATGAAAAAAATGGCGGTTATGTACAAGGACCTAATCCATATTTTGTAAGTTTCATGGGGCATGCACCAAGTAAAGATCCGCGTATTGTTGTTTATGCCGGAATGAGTTTGGCACAAAAAAGAGACCAAGAAGCGTATGAAATGGGCGTGAGCCGTGCGTTTATTCCAATTATGCAAAACTCACTTCAATATTTAAATGTAGGGAATGAAGAAGTGCAAAATAGTGGTAAAATTAATGAAGTTCCTGATGTGACGAATCAATCAGTTCAAAAAGCTGAAGATGCGTTGAAAGGAAAATCGTTTAATCCTGTAGTCATTGGCAAAGGTGAAAAAGTTGTTAATCAGAGCCCAGACAGTAAAGCAAAACTTCTGCCAAACAGTAACGTGCTCATTATGACAGATGGAGATTTAACGATGCCGGATATGACAGGATGGACACGTGACGATGTCATTGCCTTCCAATCACTGACAGGCATTAAAGTGAAGGTGAAAGGCAGTGGTTTTGTGAAGTCGCAATCCATTTCACCACAAGCAGCTATTGATAAAAAGCAAACGGTTGAAGTAGAGTTGAAAGCACAATAA
- the ftsL gene encoding cell division protein FtsL has translation MAVERIYEPYQHDIPQPQVRPNPQPRPSTQPKTRKQQVKKTVVVGLTRFEKMLYISLITIIAVISIYILSLKMDAYDTNGKIANLDQKIERQTSQNSALEAETKQNASYQRIYEKAHKQGMSLKNDNVKVVRKNAETQN, from the coding sequence ATGGCAGTAGAGAGAATATATGAACCATATCAACATGATATACCGCAACCACAGGTTAGACCTAATCCACAACCTAGACCTTCAACGCAACCTAAAACCCGCAAACAACAAGTAAAAAAGACTGTTGTTGTCGGCCTGACTCGATTTGAGAAGATGTTATACATATCGTTGATAACTATCATTGCCGTTATCAGCATCTATATACTATCTTTGAAAATGGATGCTTATGATACGAATGGCAAGATAGCAAATTTAGACCAAAAAATTGAAAGACAAACGAGCCAAAATAGCGCATTAGAAGCTGAAACAAAGCAAAACGCATCATATCAACGCATCTATGAAAAAGCTCATAAGCAAGGTATGAGTCTTAAGAATGACAATGTAAAGGTAGTGCGTAAAAATGCCGAAACGCAAAATTAA